Genomic window (Rhineura floridana isolate rRhiFlo1 chromosome 13, rRhiFlo1.hap2, whole genome shotgun sequence):
TGCTCGTCAGAGTAATATATTTCATCTGTACACTCTCCTTCCACATTCTGGCTTGATGCAGATATCAGAGTCGGGCATGCAAAGACACTTGCCAGTATCCAAACTGTCAGCAATGTCCTGTGTATCACACATGGCCTCCGCCACCTTTGGGAGGCGAACGGAAGGACCACAACAGCAAAGCGGTGGAGGCTCATCAGGGTGATGAAGAAAACGCTGGCATACACGGTTAAGTAGACAAGATAGATGAGCAGTCGACACATGGCATCTCCAAAAACCCAGCTGTTGACGAAATAGTAAATCCAGAATGGTGCTGTCAACATGACCATTAAGTCAGCCATCGCCAAGTTCAAGATGAGTACAATAGTGAAAGAGCGCTGTGGGAACTTGGTAAGAATCGTCCAGATCACAAGACCATTCCCAGGCATTCCAACCAGGAAGCAAGCGCCAAGGAAGATACTTGGAAGCAAACTAGCCTCCACCCATGATGCCCCTGTCACCGTGTTGTTCCAGGGCGTCTCTGTGGTATTCAGGAGGGCCATTGTGCACCTCACACAGAACGCAGCCTTTGCTGATAGCTGTCAGAGAATGCGCATCAGCAGAGCTCCAGTGCAAAAAGGGAAATGACCAGGGCTAATGTAGAGTTGATAGATACATTGCCACATATTTTCAAAACATTGGCAAGaacccaacattttcctttttttttactttttcttttgcTCAAACCAGGACTTCCCAACTGGTTTGCAACAGACATGCGTGCTAAATAGAGAAGCTCTGTTAATGCAATCCACATCCCTCCAGAGGATGTGTGCCTGTTACCCAACTGGAAAAGTGCTGAATAGGAACCATGCTTTGATACTCCAACCATGCTCACACTGCATTATTACACACAATGTTCTTTTTTAGGGTAAAAGGAACTGTTGTGTAGTGGCACCTTATATATAAAGCAGTTTTATACGACTTTGAACAGTCAtgtttttccccccaaagaagcctggtagctatagtttgttaaggggactGGGAGTTGTGAAGAAACAtccattcccctcacaaagctacaattcccagagtggtttatcagacaatctgtcttcccagggaacaATGGCACCAGGCACATTTGTCTGGGGAGAACATTCTACAATTGGGGAACCACCTCTGAAAAGGAATGTTCTCGTGTTGCCAGCCTCTGCACTGCCCTCAGAGTGGGCACACGAAGAAAAGCCTCAGATGACAAATGCAGGGTCTGGGGACATTCATTCAGGTGCctaaggtattggggtcctgagccacataaggctttataggtcaaaaaccagcactttgaattgagcctggaaacctaacggcagccaatgcaattgagCCAGGATTGGTGTTATCCTATTTGCATTTCTGTTGCAAGCAAATAGTAAGTAAATTAT
Coding sequences:
- the LOC133369373 gene encoding leukotriene B4 receptor 1-like; translation: MALLNTTETPWNNTVTGASWVEASLLPSIFLGACFLVGMPGNGLVIWTILTKFPQRSFTIVLILNLAMADLMVMLTAPFWIYYFVNSWVFGDAMCRLLIYLVYLTVYASVFFITLMSLHRFAVVVLPFASQRWRRPCVIHRTLLTVWILASVFACPTLISASSQNVEGECTDEIYYSDEHRLAVNILETLFAFVIPFAVLSVCYSCVVRRIRTLKHHKEMKTGKLVAAVVGAFFVCWLPYHILNLIIISALLLKYAQPEKAKALLETTEALTNFHGSVAFLSSCLNPILYAFAARSFRGGLRETNFAKLFGKMQQDTEEKSTRDATVSLQAL